A portion of the Nitratidesulfovibrio termitidis HI1 genome contains these proteins:
- a CDS encoding transposase, protein MTYSKEFKEAAVKLYLEGNKGYQQLTNELGLKDKKTLRTWVAKFQRGESLEDGRGRQGERCGRPRTKFASAEEELKYVKAELEYVKKLYRSRFGHEWGAHKKGGIS, encoded by the coding sequence ATGACGTATAGCAAGGAATTTAAGGAGGCTGCGGTCAAGCTCTATCTTGAGGGCAATAAGGGCTACCAGCAGTTAACCAATGAATTGGGATTGAAGGACAAGAAGACATTGCGCACTTGGGTTGCAAAATTCCAGCGTGGTGAATCTCTTGAAGATGGCCGAGGCAGGCAAGGAGAGCGCTGCGGTCGACCGCGTACAAAGTTTGCTTCCGCTGAAGAGGAGCTCAAATACGTCAAGGCGGAGCTTGAATACGTAAAAAAGTTGTATCGCTCCCGGTTCGGCCACGAATGGGGAGCGCACAAAAAGGGTGGAATTTCTTGA
- a CDS encoding IS3 family transposase: protein MGSAQKGWNFLIVDELRSRYPLAVLLKHAGISRSGFYKWKSTFFQQRENDTVEMHITAIHSLRPYYGYRRMSVALKREGLLVNHKRAYRLMRKLGIQSTIRKKRKFFGRVGSSLFPNLLKRDFSSMQPGRKLVTDITYIPVKSGFMYLSVIQDLHNNEIISHNMSNQNNLDLVFATLRALPRHEDKAILHSDQGFQYTHKTYADRLTEMNLRGSHSRKGNCLDNAVVESFFSHLKTEIFATQNVLPAAETMILVEEYIRFYNAERFQKRLGQLSPAEYREKLAA, encoded by the coding sequence ATGGGGAGCGCACAAAAAGGGTGGAATTTCTTGATAGTCGACGAACTGCGGAGTCGTTACCCACTCGCAGTTCTTCTGAAGCATGCAGGAATATCCAGGTCTGGATTTTACAAGTGGAAGAGCACATTCTTTCAACAGCGTGAGAACGACACTGTCGAGATGCATATCACCGCAATTCACTCGCTTCGTCCGTATTACGGATATCGCAGGATGTCCGTTGCGCTCAAGCGAGAAGGATTGCTTGTGAATCACAAGCGCGCGTACCGACTGATGCGTAAACTTGGCATTCAATCCACCATTCGCAAGAAACGGAAATTCTTTGGAAGGGTGGGGAGCAGTCTTTTTCCGAACCTGCTGAAGCGGGATTTTTCAAGCATGCAGCCTGGCAGAAAGCTCGTGACAGACATTACATATATCCCCGTCAAGAGTGGATTTATGTATTTGTCAGTCATCCAAGACCTGCACAATAACGAAATCATTTCCCACAACATGTCAAATCAGAACAATCTTGATCTCGTCTTTGCCACTCTGCGTGCCCTTCCCAGGCACGAGGACAAGGCTATTCTACACTCTGACCAAGGGTTTCAATATACGCACAAGACATACGCGGACAGGCTTACGGAAATGAACTTACGCGGCAGCCATTCCAGAAAAGGCAACTGCCTTGACAACGCTGTCGTTGAGTCATTTTTCTCGCACTTGAAAACCGAAATATTTGCTACCCAAAATGTCCTACCTGCTGCCGAGACTATGATCTTGGTAGAAGAATACATCCGCTTCTACAATGCGGAACGTTTCCAAAAGAGGCTTGGCCAACTTTCCCCTGCGGAATACAGGGAAAAGCTGGCCGCCTGA
- a CDS encoding pyridoxal phosphate-dependent aminotransferase gives MSLISQQISGYLERSSWIRKMFEAGIALKQQYGEEAVCDFSLGNPDLPAPPAVGQALRELADHAGEPFAFGYMPNGGYPWARAKLAAHLSTEQGVDLTADDVVLTCGAAGGLNAFLRAVLEPGDEVLAVSPFFVEYGFYVANHGGTFRTVPSKPDTFALDVAAIEVAIGPKTRALIVNSPNNPTGVIYNRAELTELSAALDRASQKHGRPIFLISDEPYRFLSYDGDEVPSLLPLYQHAVVVSSFSKNLSLAGERLGYIVLSPLMEGRATLMAALLLTNRILGFVNPPAVGQHLMAKALGSQVDAGIYARRRDMMARILRDAGYEFQMPAGAFYFFPKAPGGDDVKFVNRLMEEKVLAVPGSGFGGPGHFRLTFCVGEDVIARSEEGFRRAIKG, from the coding sequence ATGTCGCTCATCTCCCAGCAGATTTCCGGGTACCTTGAACGTTCGTCGTGGATCCGCAAGATGTTCGAGGCGGGCATTGCCCTCAAGCAGCAGTACGGCGAAGAAGCCGTGTGCGACTTCAGCCTGGGCAACCCCGACCTGCCCGCCCCGCCCGCCGTGGGCCAGGCCCTGCGCGAACTGGCCGACCACGCGGGCGAGCCGTTCGCCTTCGGGTACATGCCCAACGGCGGTTATCCGTGGGCCCGCGCCAAGCTGGCCGCGCACCTTTCTACGGAACAGGGCGTGGATCTGACCGCTGACGACGTGGTGCTGACCTGCGGCGCGGCGGGCGGGCTGAACGCCTTCCTGCGCGCAGTACTGGAACCCGGCGACGAGGTGCTGGCCGTGTCGCCGTTCTTCGTGGAATACGGTTTCTACGTGGCCAACCACGGTGGCACCTTCCGCACCGTGCCGTCCAAGCCCGACACCTTCGCGCTGGACGTGGCCGCCATCGAGGTCGCCATCGGGCCGAAAACGCGGGCGCTCATCGTCAACTCGCCCAACAACCCCACCGGGGTCATCTACAACCGGGCGGAACTGACCGAGCTTTCGGCGGCGCTGGACCGCGCATCGCAGAAGCACGGGCGGCCCATCTTCCTGATCTCCGACGAGCCGTACCGCTTCCTGTCCTATGACGGCGACGAGGTGCCCTCGCTCCTGCCCCTGTACCAGCACGCGGTGGTGGTCAGCTCGTTCTCCAAGAACCTTTCGCTGGCGGGCGAACGGCTGGGCTACATCGTGCTTTCGCCGCTGATGGAAGGCCGCGCCACGCTGATGGCCGCGCTGCTGCTGACCAACCGCATCCTCGGATTCGTGAACCCGCCCGCCGTGGGCCAGCACCTGATGGCCAAGGCGCTCGGGTCGCAGGTGGACGCGGGCATCTACGCCCGCCGCCGCGACATGATGGCGCGTATCCTGCGCGACGCCGGGTACGAATTCCAGATGCCCGCCGGGGCGTTCTACTTCTTCCCCAAGGCGCCGGGCGGCGACGACGTGAAATTCGTCAACCGGCTGATGGAAGAGAAGGTGCTGGCCGTGCCCGGTTCCGGCTTCGGCGGGCCGGGGCACTTCCGCCTGACCTTCTGCGTGGGCGAGGATGTGATTGCAAGGTCGGAGGAAGGGTTTAGAAGGGCCATCAAGGGGTAG